TTGGCGATCAAAGACCGCCCCTCTGTCAGCTCGAAAATCCGTTGAAGCAGATAGGGCGTGACCCCTTTGCCAGCGATCCCGTGGGCATCTGCATCAGCCTGTGCCTGCGCGATCACCGGGACCAGTTCGGCGGCAGGGATTTCATCTGCGGCGGGGATGGGGTTGGCGATCAATTGCCCGCCGGGCAGGCCCATCGCGCCGCGCATCCGGTGGGCGCGGGCGATCTGTGCGGCCTCATCCATCCGCAGGGGCGCGGGCAGGGGTGACGTCGCGCTCCAGAACGCAGGAAAGCTGTCCTGGCCGACGGCAATGACCGGCACACCCTGGGTTTCCAGCACTTCAAGGGTTTTTGGCACGTCCAAAATCGCCTTGGCCCCGGCGGCCACCACGGTCACGGGAGTTTGGGCCAGCTCCATTAGGTCCGCCGAGATGTCAAAGCTGTCTTCGGCGCCTTTGTGTACACCGCCAATGCCGCCCGTGGCAAAGACCCCGATCCCCGCGAGATGTGCCGCGATCATCGTGGCGGCCACCGTCGTGGCACCCGTGCCGCCCGTGGCGATGCAAACGGCCATGTCCGCGCGGCTGAGCTTGGCCACGCCCTTGGCCTGCGCCAAGCTGGTCAATTGCTCAGGATCCAGCCCGATGTGGAGGGTTCCTTCTATCACCGCAATCGTGGCAGGCACCGCACCGGCGGCGCGAATGTCGTCCTCAACCTGCCGCGCCACCTCAAGGTTTTGCGGATAGGGCATGCCGTGGGTGATGATCGTACTTTCCAGCGCAACAATCGGGGCACCAGATGTGCGGGCTTTGGCCACTTCGGCGCTGTAGGTCAGGGGCAGGGTGGTCATATCTTGGTCTCTCCGGACACATAAAGGGCGGCGGCTTCAAGCGCATCGGACAAGGCCGATTGCGGATCGCGGCCGCGTAATTCTGCAGCGACATGGGCCGCCATAAAGGTATCGCCAGCACCGGTCACACGGGCCACATGCACCTGCGGCGGCGTCATGGTGATCAGGGCATCCGATTGCCCTACGGTCGCAGGATTGCCGCCGTCGGTCACAACCGCCCGCGCCGCGCCACGTGCCAGCAGGCCAGCCGCCGCATCGGCAGAGTTTTCAAACGGCGCTTCACACAGCAGCCCGGCCTCTTCGAGGTTTACATAAAGTGTGCCGCGCCCCGATTGCACAAACGGGCTGAGCCGCAACGCCTTGCCGGGGGAGGCGGGTGCAACCCGCAGATCGGCCTGCGCCAACAACGGGCTCTGCGCCACCTGCGCCAGCAAATCCAGCGTCAGATTGCCATCCAGCGCGACCGCCCCGCAATAGGGCGCAGCGAGACTGCCGTCCGACAACGGGCGCAAGATCTTGTCTCCTGCCGCCTCAAGCGAATGGGCATCGGCAATCGCGGCAATCAGACCGTTTGATCCTTCGACAGCCATATATTGATCTGTTGGCAGATCATCCGAGCGGTAGATGTGCTCTGTGTTCAGCCCGCGCAGGGCGCAGGCGCGGATCAGTTCATCGCCTTCAATGTCGCGGCCCACGGCGCTCAGCAAGGCCGGCTTTAGGCCGAACCGCGCCAGCGCCATCCCGATGTTCAGCGCCACACCGCCGGGCAGTCGGGTGATCCGCCCCGGCATATCAGAGCCTTGGCGCATCGCGGTCTCTGACCGGCCAATCACGTCCCATAGAACGGAACCGATGCACAGAATATCGGGGGTTTTGGAATTTGTGTCAGACATGGGCCGGATGTAGCCGCTGTTGCCACTTAAGGGCAAGGCAGCTGTGAACGTAAATTGCCGTTGCCCCTACGGCACCGCAAAGGTCAGCGCTGCCCAAAGGGTTTCCCAGACCGGATCGGTCTTGGGGTCCACCATGTCAGCTGCCGGGCGCAGAACCACCGCATCAAAGATATAGCTGTGTCCGGAACTAACAGGGATCACCGCCTCGCCTTGCGCATTGGTCCGGTACAGGGTGACAGTCACATCACCGCTGCGCGCGCGGTCGAACACCTCGACCTGCGCATCTGGACGTACGGCGCCCTGATAAAGAACCCGGACCCGCATCTGGCCATCAAAATCCGGCGCGTAAGGATTGCTGAGCGCGACAAATTCCGTTTGCATTCCGGTGCTTGCGTCCGCACCCTCACCGGACCCAACCGCGATCAAGGACTTGGCGTGCCGGGTGTAGCGTTCCTTGAAACCTTCCATGGGCCAACCTGCCGCCGCATGGTCCGTCGCTGCAGACTGAAAATCCTTGTGCTCTGCAAATTTCAGGAACTTGGCCCATTCCTTGTAGGTCAGAGTTGACGGAGCGGTTTCGTGGATCACCACCGCCAAAGTATCCGCCAGAGGGGCCGGCACATTGAGCGCAGGCCGATCCCCGGCACGCGGCATCAACTCAGTGCGCTTGTCATTTGCGATCAAGGCATAGGTTTCAGAGCGCCGATCAAAAAACCCCAGCGTTGTGCCACGAAAATTCTGGCCGTTCTTAAAATCCGCCTGTAGCGTGCCGCCAATTGGCACTTGATATTGATCCGGTTCGATCCAGAATTCATGGGACGCAACCGGCGCAGCAAGCGCAACAAGAAACGGCAAGGGCAGAAGGCGAGACAGAAACATGTGGCATACCTTTGATGGGACCAAACTCAAGCTGACGCTGGTGGCGTTAATGTCAAGTCTGCTGCTTTGGATCGCAGACGCCGCCCGCGCCCATGAGGTGCAGCCGACCATCGGTGATTTCACGGTGACGGACGGCCAGTTGGAATTGACCCTGCAGATCAATCTTGAGGCCTTTCTGGCCGGGATTGATCTCGATGAACTGGACGATACCAACAATGCGCCGAACGCGGCCGATTATGACACATGGCGCGGGCTGAGCGCGGCTGAGGTTGCCGAACGCGCGCCTGTCTTGCTGCCCGGTTGGAACGCTTTGCCGGTCCTGATGTCGGGGGACCAGGCACTGCCGCTTGAAACACGCGATTTGCAGGTGCCTGAAGGTGTCGACTTGGAACTGCCGCGATTGTCCACTTGGACTTTCACCGCCGATCTGCCCGCCGATGCCCGCAGTATTATAGTGAACTGGCCTGACGGCGCTGGCGCGATGGTGCTGCGCCAACAAGGGGTGGAGGCGCCCTTTACGGGATATCTCAGTGGCGGCGAAAGCTCTGGCACAATTGCGCTGGCGGGCGGCGGGGCGCAAACCCCGATGCAGGCCTTCATGAGCTATATTCCCGTTGGTTTTGACCATATTCTGCCCAAGGGTCTGGATCATATCCTGTTCGTTCTGGGGCTGTTTTTCCTCTCCACCCGTCTGCGCCCGCTGATCTGGCAGGTCTCGGCCTTTACGCTGGCGCATACCGTGACCCTGGCACTGGGGGCGCTGGGATGGGTGTCCGTTCCAGGTGAAATTGTCGAGCCGCTGATCGCTGCCTCGATTGTCTATGTGGCGATTGAGAACGTCTTTGCCTCCAAGCTGAATGCCTGGCGTCCATTGGTGATCTTTGGATTTGGTTTGCTACACGGGCTTGGCTTTGCCTCCGTGCTGGGCGAATTTGGCTTGCCGGAAGCGCAGTTTATTCCCGCATTGATCGGCTTTAACGTTGGCGTTGAATTGGGACAGTTGACAGTGATCGCACTGGCCTTTGCCGCCGTGGGATGGGCGGCTAATCACGCATGGTACCGCAGCCGCATAGCGGTGCCTGCCTCCTGCGTGATCGCAGCCGTCGGGGCCTATTGGTTCGTAGAACGGGTATTTTTGTAATAGGGGCCGTTGGTTAGCCCATTGCCTTGATCAAGTCACCAAGCGCGGCAGCGGGATTTTCCTGCTGCCAGATCTCATCACCCACCCCAAAGAAATCGGTATAGGGCGTCAACGTGCGGACCATCGCCGCGTCCAACGCGCCTTCGGCAACAACCGGCACTTCGATCATCTCGGACCACCACTGAAACACGTCCAACTCGGCAAAGCTGCCGTCGTCCAAGGGCGAGGCCTGCACCGGCCCAAAGCTGATGTAATCGGCGCCCGCCTCACCAGCCGC
This window of the Sulfitobacter mediterraneus genome carries:
- a CDS encoding HupE/UreJ family protein, encoding MWHTFDGTKLKLTLVALMSSLLLWIADAARAHEVQPTIGDFTVTDGQLELTLQINLEAFLAGIDLDELDDTNNAPNAADYDTWRGLSAAEVAERAPVLLPGWNALPVLMSGDQALPLETRDLQVPEGVDLELPRLSTWTFTADLPADARSIIVNWPDGAGAMVLRQQGVEAPFTGYLSGGESSGTIALAGGGAQTPMQAFMSYIPVGFDHILPKGLDHILFVLGLFFLSTRLRPLIWQVSAFTLAHTVTLALGALGWVSVPGEIVEPLIAASIVYVAIENVFASKLNAWRPLVIFGFGLLHGLGFASVLGEFGLPEAQFIPALIGFNVGVELGQLTVIALAFAAVGWAANHAWYRSRIAVPASCVIAAVGAYWFVERVFL
- a CDS encoding pseudouridine-5'-phosphate glycosidase encodes the protein MTTLPLTYSAEVAKARTSGAPIVALESTIITHGMPYPQNLEVARQVEDDIRAAGAVPATIAVIEGTLHIGLDPEQLTSLAQAKGVAKLSRADMAVCIATGGTGATTVAATMIAAHLAGIGVFATGGIGGVHKGAEDSFDISADLMELAQTPVTVVAAGAKAILDVPKTLEVLETQGVPVIAVGQDSFPAFWSATSPLPAPLRMDEAAQIARAHRMRGAMGLPGGQLIANPIPAADEIPAAELVPVIAQAQADADAHGIAGKGVTPYLLQRIFELTEGRSLIANIALVRNNARLAADIARELTELPV
- a CDS encoding DUF4198 domain-containing protein, which produces MFLSRLLPLPFLVALAAPVASHEFWIEPDQYQVPIGGTLQADFKNGQNFRGTTLGFFDRRSETYALIANDKRTELMPRAGDRPALNVPAPLADTLAVVIHETAPSTLTYKEWAKFLKFAEHKDFQSAATDHAAAGWPMEGFKERYTRHAKSLIAVGSGEGADASTGMQTEFVALSNPYAPDFDGQMRVRVLYQGAVRPDAQVEVFDRARSGDVTVTLYRTNAQGEAVIPVSSGHSYIFDAVVLRPAADMVDPKTDPVWETLWAALTFAVP
- a CDS encoding PfkB family carbohydrate kinase, producing MSDTNSKTPDILCIGSVLWDVIGRSETAMRQGSDMPGRITRLPGGVALNIGMALARFGLKPALLSAVGRDIEGDELIRACALRGLNTEHIYRSDDLPTDQYMAVEGSNGLIAAIADAHSLEAAGDKILRPLSDGSLAAPYCGAVALDGNLTLDLLAQVAQSPLLAQADLRVAPASPGKALRLSPFVQSGRGTLYVNLEEAGLLCEAPFENSADAAAGLLARGAARAVVTDGGNPATVGQSDALITMTPPQVHVARVTGAGDTFMAAHVAAELRGRDPQSALSDALEAAALYVSGETKI